One genomic region from Amphiprion ocellaris isolate individual 3 ecotype Okinawa chromosome 20, ASM2253959v1, whole genome shotgun sequence encodes:
- the si:ch211-266g18.10 gene encoding titin isoform X47, producing MAEGAKPASATAAGGSNGAAAPQPGFLRSGALSLLNKLKVSVELLIALAALLSWVVVGVVMFDFVEYKAVPDIQQIITDPVKAVNDAVDEATSLLNKFQECAPDLSDPMSAATYAAEEISAAKDGVVRYFSDEEGTFYLSYIDPVVIGRRAFHSTNDFMCGVVGGCRDTLCTVVDSILDTIQEINKGKIDLSYIDPVVIGRGVFNVTNEFVCGVVGYIQGVLCSILDTILDVVKGVTDISFIDPVVIGRNTFGATNDFVNGIVGYIQSVLCTIIDSILEIVKGTTDISFIDPVVIGRNVFSVTNDFVSGIAGYIQDVLCVILDVILDTLKDIQQAVGFSPMSVLKTTADITKEQISMLVSYFSATLIGEEGIMPEVSLDPMKVVEDAVLEFTDKKDLFVAYMSSMLVGDQGEPAAPPVVNVVTEKDEAVAAPSDINLVRRKGEFLPPFEKVAEILHTAKDEAAPAAELSEDSKTEEEEEEKEEEEEEEEAEVPPEAASEADVQDAEEDEVKHVDLEEKESETPLEEEILDHDSKEEEKEEADKEEEEEIITEEAAEQLEKEEGEEQEEDKKEEEGEEDQGKTEEAVDEEDEEAQAADGVVEDKEEEEEIKTEDVLVEEEEEEVEEEIKTEDYLVEEEEEEVEEEIKTDDVLVEEEEEEEEEEIKTEDDLVEEEEEKEEEEIKTEDDLVEEEEEEEEEEIETEDALVEEEEEEEEETKTIDALVEEEEEEETKTEDALLEDEDEEEEEEAKPEEVLLEDEEKEKEEEETKTEEDLAEDEDEEKEEETKTEDVLLEDEDEEEEEEEDEEDDKTKTDKDLAEDVEKEEPKLEDLAEEEEEEEEEEEEEEEEQEEEEEVKSEEEDERVQQTIKITDDDARDQFEKTDEEDQDLEMDNEDEEEEEGEKLDYVEIKEDDKDAEEEPLVQQLDLKILASEKLHIDQIPESEEETLLPEHDEDEFADIVDDHDENNNNSESRKTEPKRKRKVHVPFEKLRRVGSRAPHKEEHLSKHEKVLKEAKERHAIKEVKDAIVKEEEPVKKALKEEEDAKKLPKEKKQVKKLLKEEKEIKKPSKEKKEVKKPAKEEEEVKKPLKEEKVKKQLKEEKEVKKPPKEHKEVRKHKRLSKKEEEVKERPKEEKEIKKPLRDKKEVKKPPREEKETKKPPKEEKEIKKPPKKEKEEKRPPKAAEVTKEEKKPPKEEKEEKKPIKEAKDKHKPENKEERALKKERDVKKPLKEEKEVKKSPKEEERPSKKEKEVRKLLKEEKEAKKPAKEDKEEEKPLKTEREEKIPSKKQKEVKKPPKEEKEVKKPPKEEKEVKKPQKEEKEPKKPTKDEKEPEKPTKDEKEPKKPTKEEKEIKKPQKEDKEVKKPLKKEKEEKETPKEKREVKKPSKEDKKEKKPIKEETEDEKPHKEAKIPTKDEKEVKKPHKEEKEVKKPPKEEKEGKKPLKDKEIEKLLKQVKEEKESPKDKKGVKQPSEDKKVKKPIKDEKEEKKPLEEKREMKKPSKEDKEEKKPLKEKKEVKKPSEEEKKPLKEKKEVKKPSEEEKKPLKEKKEVKKPSEEEKKPLKEKKEVKKPSEEEKKPLKEKKEVKKPSEEEKKPLKEKKEVKKPSEEEKKPLKEREVKTPPKEDKKEKEEKKPIKEAKKEAESKKEKISKDGKEPIKPSKQEKEIKTTTKEDKEPTKKRVTKTEAKPKKSAKRIKVVKKEVASVLKKEHLNVTKAAEEPKKSAKVLKFAKKQIAPALKKEHKNVTKAAEVPEVPKVTAKPEVTKKVAAPKEAKKEPKQKIKRKPVKPDIDAVKEKEKAAPKKKEAEVSELKPKPGQKDAAVTKEKAKRAPPKKEVPKKKAKAAPAKKEAAAPKEKVKPVILTKEQEGAPKNATLAKERVKIVPMKKVVKAPKKEVKAVSAKTKSAKIKTKPTPVVKEAEAPHKNVSLTKEKVKVVPLKKVPVTPKEKVKAAPTKKEAEVLKEKKAEPVTPKKEAKVLKEKKPEPVTPKKEAEAPHKNVSLSKERVKVVPLKKVPVTPKEKVKPAPTKKEAEVLKEKKAEPVTPKKAPVSKAKPAPAKKKKVPVTPKEKVEPAPTKKDAEVLKEKKAEPVIPKKAPVSKAKPAPAKKKKEVEAPKEKVKPVILTKEQEGAPKNATLAKERVKIVPMKKEVKVPKEKVKVSAKTKPAKIKTKPTPVVKEAEAPHKNISLTKEKVKVVPLKKVPVTLKEKVKPAPVKKEAEVLKEKKAEPVTPKKVPVTPKEKVKPAPTKKEAEIVKEKKAEPVTPKKAPVTKAKPAKKKKEVETPKEKAKPVILTKEQEGAPKNATLAKERVKIVPMKKVVKAPKEKVKVSAKIKPAKIKTKPAPVLKEAEVPQKNISLTKEKAKVVPLKKVPVTPKEKVKPAPTTKEAEVLKEKKAEPVTPKKAPVAKAKPAPAKKKKEVEAPKEKAKPAAVKKEAKPALAKKVEVAKEKPKPAQEKKAPSKKEAEIKKEKLKSLLKKEPKVTKEKVKPAVKKDILRKKIKPVHVKKEVEAPKEKDKPAAVKKAMLRKKTKAVPVRRVEKKAEKEEKAKEDRVLKEIQESAKKEKAATKKAAKEEKVKAEPSVSDSLLMEDELPYFQCFFVDEDEAQFPFYAFSPLQI from the exons ggGCCAAACCTGCCTCTGCTACTGCAGCCGGTGGCTCCAATGGAGCAGCAGCACCACAGCCGGGCTTCCTCAGATCCGGAGCTCTGAGTCTCCTCAATAAGCTGAAGGTGTCCGTGGAGCTGCTGATCGCCCTGGCTGCTCTGCTCTCCTGGGTGGTCGTGGGTGTGGTGATGTTTGACTTTGTGGAGTACAAAGCAGTCCCTG ACATTCAGCAAATCATTACGGACCCTGTTAAAGCTGTAAACGATGCTGTGGATGAAGCCACCAGCCTGCTCAATAAGTTTCAAG AATGTGCACCTGATTTAAGTGACCCCATGTCTGCTGCCACTTATGCAGCTGAGGAAATATCAGCAGCAAAAGATGGAGTTGTTCGATACTTTTCAGATGAGGAAG GGACCTTCTACCTCAGCTACATCGACCCTGTTGTCATTGGTAGACGAGCTTTCCATTCAACTAATGACTTCATGTGTGGAGTGGTGGGCGGCTGCAGGGACACACTATGTACTGTTGTGGACTCTATATTAGATACCATACAGGAGATAAATAAAG GAAAAATTGATCTTAGCTACATAGACCCTGTGGTAATAGGCAGAGGTGTCTTCAATGTTACTAATGAGTTCGTGTGTGGAGTGGTGGGCTACATCCAGGGTGTGCTCTGTTCGATACTGGACACTATACTGGATGTAGTGAAAG gagtCACTGACATTAGCTTCATAGACCCAGTAGTAATCGGCAGGAATACCTTCGGCGCTACTAATGACTTTGTGAATGGAATAGTGGGCTACATCCAGAGCGTACTCTGTACCATCATAGACAGTATCCTGGAAATAGTTAAAG gaACAACTGACATTAGCTTCATTGACCCTGTGGTTATTGGCAGGAATGTCTTCAGTGTTACTAATGACTTTGTGAGTGGAATAGCAGGATACATCCAGGATGTGCTCTGTGTAATCTTGGATGTGATACTGGACACATTAAAAG ATATTCAGCAGGCAGTGGGATTCAGTCCCATGTCGGTTCTGAAGACAACTGCGGACATCACCAAAGAACAGATCAGCATGCTTGTGAGCTACTTCTCAGCAACACTGATTGGTGAAGAAG gaaTCATGCCTGAAGTGTCCCTCGACCCCATGAAGGTTGTTGAGGATGCAGTGCTGGAGTTCACAGACAAGAAAGATTTGTTTGTGGCTTATATGTCAAGCATGTTGGTTGGTGATCAAG gTGAACCTGCCGCCCCTCCAGTTGTAAATGTAGTAACTGAAAAAG ATGAAGCTGTCGCTGCCCCATCTGACATCAATTTGGTGAGAAGGAAAG GTGAATTTCTGCCTCCATTTGAAAAAG TTGCAGAGATCTTACACACTGCCAAAGATGAAGCTGCTCCTGCTGCAGAGTTAAGTGAAGACTCaaagacggaggaggaggaggaggagaaggaggaggaggaggaggaggaggaggctgaagTGCCACCTGAAGCCGCTAGTGAAGCAGATGTGCAGGATGCAGAGGAAGATGAGG TGAAACATGTCGACCTTGAAGAAAAAGAATCTGAAACTCCTCTGGAGGAGGAAATCCTTGATCATGACagcaaggaggaggagaaggaagaggctgataaagaggaagaagaggagattATAACAGAGGAAGCTGCAGAGCAGTTGGAGAAAGAGGAAGgcgaggaacaggaggaggacaaaaaagaagaggagggtgAAGAAGATCAAGGAAAGACAGAGGAGGCTGTGgatgaagaagatgaggagGCACAAGCAGCAGACGGGGTGGTAGaagacaaagaggaggaggaggagatcaaaactgaagatgttttggtagaagaagaggaggaggaagtggaggaggagatcAAAACTGAAGATTATTTggtagaagaagaggaggaggaagtggaggaggagatcaaaactgatgatgttttggtagaagaagaggaggaggaagaggaggaggagatcaaAACTGAAGATGATTTggtagaagaagaggaggagaaagaggaggaggagatcaaAACTGAAGATGATTTggtagaagaagaggaggaggaagaggaggaggagatcgaAACTGAAGATGCTTTggtagaagaagaggaggaggaagaggaggagaccaAAACAATAGATGCTTtggtagaagaggaggaggaggaggagaccaaaacagaagaTGCTTTGctagaagatgaagatgaggaggaggaggaggaggccaaaCCTGAAGAAGTTTTGTTAGAagatgaggagaaggagaaagaggaggaggagaccaaaacagaagaagacttggcagaagatgaagatgaggagaaggaggaggagaccaAAACTGAAGATGTTTTGTTAGAAGacgaagatgaggaggaggaggaggaggaggatgaggaagatgaTAAGACCAAAACTGACAAAGACTTGGCAGAAGATGTGGAGAAGGAGGAACCAAAACTTGAAGACCtagcagaagaagaggaggaggaggaggaggaagaggaggaggaggaggaagagcaagaggaggaggaggaggttaaGTCAGAAGAAGAGGATGAAAGAGTCCAacaaaccatcaaaattacTGACGATGATGCCAGAGATCAGTTCGAGAAAACTGATGAAGAAGATCAGGATCTAGAAATGGACaatgaggatgaagaggaggaggaaggagaaaaactGGACTATGTAGAGATCAAGGAGGATGATAAAGATGCAGAAGAAGAACCATTAGTCCAACAGCTTGATCTTAAAATTCTGGCATCAGAAAAGCTCCATATTGATCAGATACCTGAATCTGAAGAAGAAACTTTACTACCTGAACATGATGAAGACGAATTCGCTGACATTGTTGATGATCAcgatgaaaacaacaacaacagtgagAGCAGAAAGACTGAGCCTAAACGTAAGAGGAAGGTTCATGTTCCCTTTGAGAAGCTCAGACGAGTCGGATCCAGAGCGCCTCACAAAGAAGAACATCTCAGCAAACATGAGAAAG TTCTCAAAGAGGCAAAGGAAAGACATGCAATTAAAGAAGTTAAAGATGCCATTGTTAAAG AAGAGGAGCCAGTGAAGAAGGCTCtcaaagaagaggaagatgcGAAGAAGCTGcccaaagaaaagaaacaagtaAAGAAACTCCtcaaagaagagaaagaaataaagaaaccctctaaagaaaagaaagaggtgAAGAAACCAGccaaagaagaggaggaagtcaAGAAACCTCTCAAAGAAGAGAAGGTGAAGAAACAactcaaagaagaaaaagaagtcaAGAAACCACCTAAAGAGCACAAAGAAGTAAGGAAACATAAGAGACTTTctaaaaaagaggaagaagtgaAAGAACGAcccaaagaagaaaaagaaatcaagaaaCCTCTTAGAGACAAGAAAGAAGTGAAGAAGCCACctagagaagagaaagaaaccaAGAAACCTCctaaagaggagaaagaaattAAGAAACCTCCcaaaaaggagaaagaggagaagagacCTCCTAAAGCTGCAGAAGTGacgaaagaagagaagaaacctcctaaagaagagaaagaggagaagaaaccTATTAAAGAAGCTAAAGATAAAcataaacctgaaaataaagaGGAGAGGGCCCTTAAAAAGGAGAGGGATGTGAAGAAACCTCttaaagaagagaaagaggtAAAGAAATCTCccaaagaagaggagagaccatctaagaaggagaaagaagttAGGAAACTTCtcaaggaggaaaaagaagccAAGAAACCAGCCAAAGaagacaaggaggaggagaaacctctcaaaacagagagagaagagaagataccttctaaaaaacagaaagaagtgaAGAAACCACccaaagaagagaaagaagtcaAGAAACCACccaaagaagagaaagaagtcaAGAAACCtcaaaaagaagagaaagaaccCAAGAAACCTACCAAAGATGAGAAAGAACCCGAGAAACCTACCAAAGACGAAAAAGAACCCAAGAAACCTAccaaagaagagaaagaaatcaAGAAACCTCAAAAGGAAGATAAAGAAGTTAAGAAACctctgaaaaaagagaaagaagaaaaggaaactcccaaagaaaagagagaagtgAAGAAACCTtccaaagaagacaaaaaggagaagaaacctatcaaagaagagacagaagatGAGAAACCTCACAAAGAAGCCAAGATACCTACCAAAGATGAGAAAGAAGTAAAGAAACCTCacaaggaagagaaagaagttAAGAAACCTcccaaagaagaaaaagaaggaaagaaacctCTCAAAGATAAGGAAATTGAGAAACTCCTCAAACAAGTCAAAGAAGAAAAGGAATCTCCCAAAGACAAGAAAGGAGTGAAGCAACCTTCAGAagacaaaaaagtcaagaaacCTATCAAAGatgagaaagaagagaagaaacctcttgaagaaaagagagaaatgaaGAAACCTTCCAAAGAGgacaaagaggaaaagaaaccccttaaagaaaagaaggaagtaAAGAAAccttctgaagaagaaaagaaaccccttaaagaaaagaaggaagtgAAGAAGccttctgaagaagaaaagaaaccccttaaagaaaagaaggaagtgAAGAAAccttctgaagaagaaaagaaaccccttaaagaaaagaaggaagtgAAGAAGccttctgaagaagaaaagaaaccccttaaagaaaagaaggaagtgAAGAAAccttctgaagaagaaaagaaaccccttaaagaaaagaaggaagtgAAGAAACCTtctgaagaagagaagaaaccCCTTAAAGAAAGGGAGGTGAAGACACCTCCCAAAGAagataaaaaagagaaagaggagaagaaaccTATTAAAGAAGCCAAAAAAGAGGCAgaatcaaagaaagaaaagatttcAAAAGATGGAAAGGAACCAATAAAGCCTTCTAAACAAGAGAAAGAAATCAAGACAACTaccaaagaagacaaagaacCAACGAAGAAGAGAGTCACCAAGACAG AAGCTAAACCCAAAAAGTCTGCAAAGAGAATTAAAGTAGTCAAGAAGGAAGTTGCATCTGTCCTCAAGAAGGAGCATCTTAATGTTACCAAAGCAG CTGAAGAACCCAAGAAGTCTGCAAAGGTGCTTAAATTTGCTAAAAAGCAAATAGCTCCTGCCCTGAAAAAGGAACATAAGAATGTTACTAAAGCAG CAGAGGTTCCTGAAGTCCCAAAGGTGACAGCCAAACCAGAAGTGACAAAGAAAG TGGCAGCTCCCAAGGAGGCCAAGAAGGAACCAAAGCAAAAAATCAAACGTAAACCTGTAAAACCag ATATCGATGCAgtgaaggaaaaggaaaaagcagCCCCTAAAAAGAAAG aaGCTGAAGTTTCTGAACTAAAGCCCAAACCTGGTCAGAAAG atgCTGCAGTTACTAAAGAAAAAGCCAAGCGAGCTCCACCAAAGAAGG AAGTTccaaagaaaaaggccaaagCAGCTCCAGCAAAGAAAG AGGCTGCTGCTCCTAAAGAAAAGGTCAAACCAGTCATCTTGACCAAAG AACAAGAAGGTGCTCCCAAAAATGCCACTCTGGCCAAAGAGAGGGTCAAAATAGTGCCTATGAAGAAAG TGGTCAAGGcaccaaaaaaagaagtcaaagcTGTCTCTGCAAAGACAA aatctgcaaaaatcaagacaaaaccAACACCGGTAGTTAAAG agGCAGAAGCACCACACAAAAATGTGTCTCTAACAAAGGAGAAGGTGAAGGTGGTGCCACTGAAGAAAG TGCCTGTAACTCCGAAAGAAAAAGTCAAAGCAGCACCAACAAAAAAAG AAGCTGAAGTTCTCAAGGAGAAGAAGGCTGAGCCAGTGACTCCAAAGAAAG aaGCCAAAGTTCTTAAGGAGAAGAAGCCTGAGCCAGTGACTCCCAAGAAAG aggCAGAAGCACCACACAAAAATGTGTCTCTAAGCAAGGAAAGGGTGAAGGTGGTGCCACTGAAGAAAG tgcCTGTAACTCCGAAAGAAAAAGTCAAACCAGCACCAACAAAGAAAG AAGCTGAAGTTCTCAAGGAGAAGAAGGCTGAGCCAGTGACTCCAAAGAAAG caCCTGTTTCTAAGGCAAAACCAGCACCTGCTAAAAAGAAGAAAG tGCCTGTGActccaaaagaaaaagttgaaCCAGCACCAACAAAAAAAG ATGCTGAAGTTCTCAAGGAGAAGAAGGCTGAGCCAGTGATTCCCAAGAAAG CACCTGTTTCTAAGGCAAAACCAGCACCTGCTAAAAAGAAGAAAG AAGTGGAGGCTCCTAAGGAAAAGGTCAAACCAGTCATCTTGACCAAAG AACAAGAAGGTGCTCCCAAAAATGCCACTCTGGCCAAAGAGAGGGTCAAAATAGTGCCTATGAAGAAAG aggtCAAGGTGCCAAAAGAGAAGGTCAAAGTCTCTGCAAAGACAA aACCTgcaaaaatcaagacaaaaccAACACCAGTAGTAAAAG aGGCAGAAGCACCACACAAAAATATCTCTCTAACCAAGGAGAAGGTGAAGGTGGTGCCACTGAAGAAAG tGCCTGTAACTCTGAAAGAAAAAGTCAAACCAGCACCAGTGAAAAAAG AAGCTGAAGTTCTCAAGGAGAAGAAGGCTGAGCCAGTGACTCCCAAGAAAG TGCCTGTAACTCcgaaagaaaaagtgaaaccaGCACCAACTAAAAAAG AAGCTGAAATTGTCAAGGAAAAGAAGGCTGAGCCAGTGACTCCCAAGAAAG CACCTGTTACAAAGGCAAAACctgctaaaaagaaaaaag aagtgGAGACTCCAAAAGAAAAGGCCAAACCAGTCATCTTGACCAAAG AACAAGAAGGTGCTCCCAAAAATGCCACTCTGGCCAAAGAAAGGGTCAAAATAGTGCCTATGAAGAAAG tgGTCAAAGCACCAAAAGAGAAAGTCAAAGTCTCTGCTAAGATAA AACCTgcaaaaatcaagacaaaaccAGCACCAGTGCTTAAAG AGGCAGAAGTACCACAGAAAAATATCTCTCTAACAAAGGAGAAGGCCAAAGTGGTGCCACTGAAGAAAG tGCCTGTAActccaaaagaaaaagtgaaaccaGCACCAACAACAAAAG AAGCTGAAGTTCTCAAGGAGAAGAAGGCTGAGCCAGTGACTCCCAAGAAAG CACCTGTTGCTAAGGCAAAACCAGCACCTGCTAAAAAGAAGAAAG AAGTGGAGGCTCCTAAAGAAAAGGCCAAACCTGCTGCAGTAAAGAAAG AGGCCAAGCCAGCCCTGGCCAAAAAAG TAGAGGTTGCAAAGGAGAAACCTAAACCAGCTCAAGAAAAGAAAg CTCCTTCtaaaaaagaagctgaaataaagaaggaaaagctcaaatCCCTCCTAAAGAAAG AGCCCAaagtaacaaaagaaaaagtcaaaccAGCTGttaaaaaag ACATTTTGAGGAAAAAGATCAAACCTGTCCACGTGAAGAAAG AAGTGGAGGCTCCTAAAGAAAAGGACAAACCTGCAGCAGTAAAGAAAG CCATGTTGAGGAAAAAGACCAAAGCAGTCCCTGTGAGGAGAG ttgagaagaaggcagaaaaggaggagaaagctAAAG AGGATCGAGTTCTTAAAGAGATACAGGAGTCTGCAAAGAAAG AAAAAGCTGCGACGAAGAAAGCTGCCAAGGAGGAGAAAGTTAAAG CAGAGCCTTCTGTATCAGACAGCCTTCTCATGGAGG